The Liolophura sinensis isolate JHLJ2023 chromosome 8, CUHK_Ljap_v2, whole genome shotgun sequence sequence ATTCTAAATGAAACCCtgcacaaccattcgcaggtttgTGTCTGACCTTTCCacttatgaccggagaggaagccaccacgaactagacttgaactcacagagattgcactggtgagaggctcctgggtcattgttctgCCTTAGCACACtgaccactaggccatggatgCCCTCATatgagttacaagatttgcttcccctTGTAGATGGATGGTTGATACAGCCCATTGTGTTCTGAGGCAAATCTATTTCCTGTTTGCGGTTTAGTTTGTCAACTTcacaacagacccacataaatctATCGTATGTGTTACAACAGAACAACAGTCAAATGTTTTTGCGTCATTTATTTCGGAGGCATAAAATCCAAAAAGGCGCAAAGAACGGTCTTCACGAGAAACACGAAATAAAATCCACCGACCTGAGACCTAGTGCAAGACTGTGACACAACGAGAAGaaatttacaaatgaaaaaaaacaaaatggtacaAAATGAGGATACACGATAGGTCACCCCAAGAGAGCATCCCTGAGTGGTGGAGTTATGATTTGTGCATGTGCTGGAGAGGAGGGGCAGAACACACACCCGTAGAACAGTGATAACCTTTGACCTTGTGGGCTCGCATGACTAACGTCCAATGAAATGTTAACGGATAGACATCGCATAATTCTGCACACACTGGGACAGACCACACATCATTCACATAGCACTGGAACGATACAACACAACGTAGTCAGAGATTTCATAGGTCAGTTTAAAACGACATGTAGTTCAGCAGGTGTCATTGTTCCGCTGATGAGAACACTTGTCAGAATGTCAAGACCATGTTGAGCAGTGATAGGTCAATATGAATTTAAATCCTCTCCATCTGTGAACGTAGCGACATGaactcctctctctctctctctctcccgcTGTGATGTTCCAACACACTGAATGTCATAGTTTCGTATACAAAAACTGATAAGGGCCTCTTTCCACTCACAGCAATAATGATTTCAGTGAGACAAATGATCCTCCGAACAGTCGGCTCAAATCAAGACCGTGGGCAAAAACATAACAAGTGTCAAAGTTCAACAGTCTACATAGAGTCGCAATTGAAGAAGTCCACCTACATCTGCAGACATCCAAAAAATAACAACTGACCCACAAAAATGActggttgccatgacaacatgATTATGTCTGAGGGATAATTTACAGCATGTCAAGTCCAGCCACATGTTGCCTTGGCAACCATTGCGCAAAATGAGATTTGTTCATCATGCATGAGGTTATATTTACAAGTGAGCCTCAACACTGAACATCTGCATGGAGAACGCTCCCATACAGAGAggattttgtacatatatgtatagagaTATATATATCATAGGTCTCTGAAACCTCGGTCCCAAGATCTCTGTACAACAAAGGGAGGCAATTCCTGGTGAAATATTAAGAACCACACATTTCAGACAATAAGTTTGTAATACCAGTTTGGGTATGTGGTCCAAAATAGCACAGAATAACACAGCCCTACAAGATCACTAGCTGCCAATCATCGCTTTACAATTATGAGAGTCCAGTTtgtttatcatatatatatatatatatatatatatatatatgcatctatatatttcacatttatgtatgCCTGTACATTGTACGGAGCAATAACGATCGCACGGATGACCAACCAGTGAGGCAAATGACGAGACATTAGATCTGTTAACACATCTGTCACAGTACAGACTCCCACAACACAAACACTCTGCCACGCAGAAAGAGTTCCCGTCTCCGTCTCTAAAGTAAAGAGTTCCACAGACCAAGCCTCTACACGAACACATCAACAGTGGAATAGAAGTCACTTCAGCACTTAGCGCCTCACTTTACAGCGTCAGACATCCAGCAGGAGTCGGTTCTTGAGTGTCCTCAGAAGATAACTTCGTACAGTGTTGCTTTTTTGTCCCCTGACCCAGTCACGATGTATTTGTCATCTACTGAGATGTCACAGCTTAAAACTGAGGAAGACTCTTTTGACTGAAACAGACAAGAAATGCAAGAATTTAGAAATGAGTGCatagatttctttttttcaccaaTGATTGATGGTtaggtttgaacctgcatcCCTTGAGTCAATGATAAGATAAATCCGGTTAAACACTAGCCATTTAAATTCATaacagctgtatttatttatctatttaatcAATACTTAACACTGTTCTCAAGCAGTTTTCACCAATACAATGGTTTAAAGGTTTATTGTGTAAGTGtaaaaccactgcccttcaaCAAATATCTGGCAATCTCCGTGACTTAAAGACacagcaaaacaaacaaaaagtggAATTTGAGTTCATAACTTCATTAAAGAATGTCTAAACGAACCAGCCAAGACTAATTTCCGCTAGCCAACTGGAAGGTCAACAGCTTAAGTAGTTTTTGAACATGCTGGAAAAAGTTTATGCAGACAGGTGTTCACTGCTTTCAGTTTCTCATACAAATTCAAGGCTTCAGGCCAGTTAGAATTTAAACCATGAaaacaacaagcagtaaagaaaTACCTTCGATGTACTTTTTACTTGCTTTTCTCACCTATACCAGATCTTAAGTTTCAACCCACCTGGAAGATACTTGCTCCGTATGGAGTCCTCCAGGCATTTAACAAGTTGTCTTTCCCTGTGCTAACAAACCACTTTCCACAGTATGCAAATTTGAGTGACAGCACACAGCTTTCGTGAAGGTGAAGTTGATATTTGTCAGGTTTGGTGTGGTGTAATACCTCCACATTACTACTTTCCATcctgaaacaaacaatacaGCACTCTTAGCAATCAATAATCacatctttgtttcttttttttcactttaaaccTGGAATAACCTAAAAAAATCTGCAAAGTTTAACCaaacaaattaaacagaaaCTGATGAATTAgaaacatttgtaaatttgaGTGAATGAGAAAATTAAGCAAATTTTATCGGAAAATTTCACGAAACAAGTTAAACAATATCaatgatgattttaaaaaatacttgaAATTCAAGTGAATAAGCTGGTtactaaaatttttaatttttcaaaacCTGAAGTTGATGCAAACTTTCAGGGCActgcaacatttttttaatcatcACTACTGATTTGTAAAAATGGACTTACCCAACTGCTAACCAATCCCCTGTAGGGCAGTAGCCAAGGGAGAATATCTGGGAGGTAAAGTCATGCTGTTTGAGTTGCTTCCCCTGAAACATAAATCACTCACAGTAAGCATCCAATCTGATATAGCTGTTCGTAACAGAACCCACACTGTAATCTAATCTGACTTGCTGCTAATACATTTTGAAAAGAACTTGTACGTGACACtcactgtttacaatgttacaCCAAGATATTATGTCCAAAAATAACATCAGTGACATTACTGATATTATAGATGCTCAGCAGATTTGAATTTTAGTACGAAAGAGAAGATCCTAACTGTGTGAGACTGGTCTGTGTCTTACCTCTCTCAAGTCCCATGAGCGGACAGTATTATCCAAACCACCCGTCCATAGCTTGGTGCCGTCGGGTGAGATGTCTATGCAGCTAGCGCCATCTGTGTGGCCTTGGAATTGCctgcaaaacacaaaacatccaCCTCATTTGATGATCCAGAGGTCCAGAGGCAACCTTTACTACAGCTCACTCCTATTCAGGCCTTCGTCTaaggtttatgtccatgtgtaATTGCGACACGCCTTATGACCAGGAGTGTGACTTGTACATCTACATTCATTCTTCTCAGATTTTGCCAGGTGTGTTTTCCTATCACACCTACACTTTGTAGGTGTGCAGGGGGGCATTAGGTGTGGGAGGGGATAGCACGCCTCAAATTCAAAGGCATGTTTGAGTGCTGTTGTAAATATAGCCACAGATGTGCAAGTCAGATAATTTTTATACCAGAAACAACATTGTTAGCTAAACCTATGTATCACACATAAACACAATTAGATAGAACACATAAATTCTGAAGTCCAGTCATGTACTCATCTAAACTTATCTCAGCACATAAATACTCTAACTGCTTATTCATACCAGAAgaaattacaaataaatcataaaagggAAACAATTCGAGTGTTTGGTGGGCAAACTAAGAGTTTGTGTAccaatgctacatgtaagtaaataataacaaatcatATAGACTGTCTAACCAGTCATCAATAACAAACTGCTGAAAGCTAACTTCAACAAAAATATCAGTGTGCAAATAGAAATGGACTGCCTATTTTACATTAGATGAATCAAAATAGAAAGAATATATTTTTCAGCTGATCTGCAGTATCTACAATCTCATAATGACATGATTAAGATTGCTTTGTGTCACCATCTAACAAGCTGCCTATAAAAGGACTGGTCATTCTGTCTGCCTGGTTTGACCTTATAATGGCAGCCGTCCCAAACACCAACAGTTCCTCACCACTCTCAACCATTTGCCAAATTGCATTAAATAAACACGCCTCTCCCTAAGATCCAGGCGACAGCCCCGCTATTGATCCTTGTACTAAGTGTTAATTCTCCTCAACTCTCAACCAtgctgttgccatggcaacccgCCCGCAGCTGAAAACCGCGAGTCAATTCTTGTTAATTGTAGTGCTAGCTCTGAAGCCCATTGACAATGAGACATTTGCTGAAATTTGACCGTGCGGAGGCTGCTTAAACATCCATGTTGACACGTTAAGGCTGCGACCACCGTTTGTTTAGGACAGGGAAGGGAAGGGAGAGGGTGGGGGGCAGAAGGCAGTCGTACTCCACACCTGACTCTGCTTCAGTTCACAGCACATCAGCCAAGGGTGCTGGCACGAGTCAACAGCAGGCAATTAGGACACAGGTCACACAAAGATAACTCCTAATACTGTAATGTagtacagttaaaaaaaaacaaagctgtgGTCGACACACTACTTCCACTGTAACATTTAAAACCACACTGTATCACAGGCAAGGACAGTGTAACTCTCTAGAGTCAGTTATAAGTGGGCTCTTGCACATTTGGCCACGTCTGTTATAACAAATCCCAACCtgtacattaaatatttaagGTAGCCCTCTAACATCTGTTTCAAGAGGGCTTCTCTGTACCAGCCATTGTTACGTGTTATAACCAAAATCCTCCAATAAATTGTCTACTCCGAGAGTACTGTGctggggtcgattccacaaatctcaaatttaaaaactctgtaCAATGCTTAGTTCTTGGTAGTGGGTGTGGAATTTGGGcacatttgtcttaaaacaAAATTGATGAGGgggacaaaattttgatttctaaaGCCCAAAAACAAGCTATcagatcatatttcaaattctgacttaGTCAGAAAAGGCCTTTGTGGACTTGGTCCACAGCTAGACACATCTACAGCTCATAGTTTCTCCCCCTGTCACTTACTGCATCTATATTGAGGCATCTATATTGAGGCATCCTACCAAGACTATACCATATGAAGAATCCAACAACACAATATGAAATGTGTCACATCAGACAATGAAGTCAGCAATGAAAATAGCAAACCATTGTTTTGTAGGCACCAGAGCTAGACCTCCTGATAATGGGTGGTTCTGATTTTACTGAGCTACTCAGAATTCTACTGAAGTGTTAATTATCTCAAGCATAAGGACAATCATAGCCCAGGAGAAAACAGCACCAAGACCATTCACTTTGAAATGTGCACGAAATGCTATACTTCAGAACAAAGGTTTCATTTTTTCTCACAACATCCTTAAGAAATATGTAGGGGAAAGGGTCACGCCAAGAAATTGCCAGTTAGGATAAATGTTGCCTAGTTTTCTGGGttttcaaaatttcatccatgttgTTATACCACAGCTTTTGTTAGTGATGAAAAATGCACAGGCCTTCACGGTCCACACGAAAGCAAGGGAAAGTTGAGAATATAGAGTTTATTTTACCTGACAAGGGTTTGATTATGCAGGTCCCACACGGCGATGTTTCCATCACTACAGCAGCTGAAACACACCTTTGAATCTGGGCTGATGGCCAGTGCGTAACACGCTGGAGCGTTAGATGTTAGCTCCGCCTTTATCCTAGGAGTGGGCTGTAACATAGGACAGGTGTGTCAGGGACTGTGTGTCAATAACAGGTCACACAGTAACAACGAAGTAGAACACACTGCTACATAAATACACTGCTATCTTATACAATAAATAGTGtctctttttatatttttctatattCCAGTGTTACATGAAGACTTGTCACCAGATGTATCCGTGTGTTTACACGTACCAATAACAGCTACAAATCTTGCTTAATCCTTTTAGGTTATGAAGTGTATCACAAATatactttgtttatttgacacAGAATATTTGCACAAAAGAAACAGTTGCAGGTATCTGATATTCACAATTTGTTATCAGGGTGATGATCAGGGTACTCACAGCTGCCAGGTCCCAAATCGATAATGTACTCGCTTCTCCCCCAACAATCAAGGTTCGACCATCTTTTAACAGCTTAATTGACCGAATGTAGTTATCTCTTtgctgtaagaaaaaaaaaatctgttatatTCTAGTGTTACATAGAAGCAAATATTCTTTCCACATTTcacctacatacatgtggaTAACATTATATACTGATATGTTTTATACTGTTTATGAAACTAGTTTATTGTTTAAGTTTTAGTTGATTGATTGCTAttatcaaaacaaatacatatgaATTACAACTTCAGTGAGCAGTAAGTGATGTTTCGGTTACAGATACTAATACCGTTATCAAGCAATTTGTTATGTTATGCAACACagcttctaaatgccattgaaagcTATTAGACTTGTGAATATTGAACTCACAGAACAGCATTTCATTACACAAAAACGAGTGCTCACGTTATGCATTTAACACTGTACATTATGCAGCTGACTGCACAAGAAGATGAAatgtaaattcttcaaccttttcgcatgtttgcaaggtgtttactcaagcatgttctgaaggcattattctgtgttgactgataaaattatactttttgtgaagtctggacactggacaatccaaccaatgtagttttgtgtccagaatcaaattaaaaatgtgcataaattgcaatgaaagttgctcttttatacctgaaaagtttgaggaattaaggtaaagAAGAATTGTAATTCTCACCAGACAATCTAACTGTGAAATCGGGCTTTTGTTTCCCGGCTGACTTATGTCCCAGACCTTCACACAACCCTggtcacaaagaaaaatggtAATCAATTCAAATCTTGGacacaatgtaacaaaatttaCTAACATATTTGATGTCTTACtgcagaatatttattttgcatCATATCagacttgtgaaaaaaaagggTGAGCCATTTGAAACTTTGGCTTCTTGCCAAATGCTCAATAACCTTCTCAATATATTTATCTCAATGCTTTGTTAAGCCATACTGAAGAGAACTTGCATTTTAAGACTGATGGTTTAACGCAGAAGAAACTATTCTGGCACATTGGAAACCATATCATGTACTTTTAGccaacaccaacaccaacacccccccccacccccacccccccgccGAATGCCATGTCCCTGAGAAGCCTGTAACATTATTGGTTAATGGATAGAGGTCTTCACACAAGGATGTCTTACCAATCTTCccaatatttacatacatatttaatacAGGAATTTGTACCAGATTCATGGACcaagcttttttttctttttttttttgatgattgAAATTATCCAGAATATGCAAAGGACTTCATAACAAGGACAAAAATATGAATCACATTCTTATTACATATGAATGACAATTAAGTCTGCACAAGAATGAATCAATCAAGGCATTATAAGTAAatacagactacatgtatatggaaacaCTGGCTAACTCAAATATCGGAATCTGGTAGACTGGCAGTCAGCTGGTTACCAATAAGATGTCTACACAGCTCATGTGGTCGCATCTGTTAGATGGAGGCCAATCAAGACCTCAAGGCAATCAACGGTAAtttcacaatttacattttacaatgagcaaagaaaacaaacaaacagaaaaatgaaaagatgACAGTCCTATATGTCCTAtaccggggggggggggggggggaggtgtaTGCACGTAGTTGTGCACTAAAGTTATTTTATCTCCAGGCCATCAAAACTATATTAATGCAAAACAGCTGTAGCTGTGTCCAGGTGCCTAGGAACAGCAAGTAACAACATTTGTGGAAACTTTTAAGTTAACTAACACCAATAATTACTGCtctttgtatttattgattGCCACTGATTTCAGTCCGGATGTTTCACCGCGACGCATGAAAAGGTAAAACACACTAAATAAACAAGCAATATTATCTCATAGCATTCAGGCGCAATCTCCTCCAAATATCAAGTGTAAATGAGAGTATAATAATAGCAAACCTTTCCGCCGGTATAAACGTGTCTTGTGGGATCACTGATGGTCACTGCACACACAACCTCGCCGTGGTTTAATGTGTTAATCTGCCGTGCATGACGAGGAATGCCTGGACCAATCAGAGCATCTGGTGGGAAAGGTACGGGCTGCATCTGGCCGTCTGCGCTGACGTGAAATGAATATGCTCTGAAAagcaaaaatttatttgattcttaaAGTAAGTAATGTTAAGTAATAAGGTTTGAGATCTTATAAATTACTGACTTGACAAATGTCAACGTCTGGAGAATGACAACCACACTAaatgttttttcatttcattttattattattttatgttgtacagTAAATGCTTGTGACATGagaataaaaaaacatcatcTGAAGTCAAtcaaacactgaaactttcaaacTCCCCGACAAGGGGCTACTGGAGTGGAACTGTTCCATCATCTTTACTTAATTCAATTCATTCAAACATTAAGGCTTTGCATAAAACATTATTTGTCCAAATACtatgatttgttgtttttagtATGTACTCAGACAATGCCAGTGATGCCATCACCATTAGCTATGGCTCAGAGAAGAGTAATTTATtccaaaacataaatatatgatgATATTGCTTACGGTTTTCCCCCAAGAGATGGTGCTCTCATGTGCGCGTGAGGGTCGAAACCAACCTGAAACCAACATTCATAAATGTGAAAGATTGAATGCTTCTTTAGATAcagatatacagtacatgtagtcgTAGAACAATCATTACAATACAACACATTATTGGGTAAGGTGAGGCCAATTTCAAGATTTCCAACGATTTATTCATATGACTAGTGTTGTACatcatactctagaatatttcatttatatcgCAGCGGGCAGCATGATGGTGGTAGGggaccgggcacagcccgtggaaacccacgaccatctgcaggttgctggaagacctggGCCCTGGTTATACAGCAGAGCTATAGCTGGTACTGACCATGGGGTTTCGGTTGTAGTTATTCAGGGCTCCTGGAGAGATGTTGTTATGAAGCATACTGTTAGGGTAGGCTCCCCCTGGGCTCAGGTCAGCGGGCATGGGGTGACTAGCATGGGGCATGAAGGGATATGGACCTGCAAACACACCAGAAAAAACAACATCTTAACAACCTTCAAATTAATCATCTTTCCTGAACTATGGCTAAGGTTTGGCTTCACAAGCTAGTAAAATCTGCTTTTAACATGATAAACACTGACTTCCAAAACTATGCACGTACATTAATTACTTTCAAATTGAATGCCAATCGGTTGCTGTTGCATGAGgcactgtttttaatgtttaaacTGTCCTTATGCAAATGTCCATGAGTTTCATGCACACAATATAACATAAAGTTTAATTTAATGATTGTGGAAACAGTTCTAGAAATGATCAGATCTTTGCCCTCTAGTAAAAAGGACAGAGCCTCTTTACCCAGTGGTCTTGTGCCAGTATGACAAGCTTTATTATCATCCAGTTG is a genomic window containing:
- the LOC135474012 gene encoding transducin-like enhancer protein 4, which encodes MYPNRHPAPHQPGQPFKFTVVESCDRIKEEFSFLQAQNHSLKMECEKLAQEKTEMQRHYVMYYEMSYGLNVEMHKQTEIAKRLNAICAQVIPFLSQEHQQQVAAAVERAKQVTMAELNAIIGQQMQAQHLPHAHAPPIPMPPHPAAAAAAAAAGLQQSGLPVSSASSLMGLPNSLSAHGHLSVKEEKEDRHRSSASPGDRDKYRHRSRSPELNDGKKRRTEEKLNDSDEKSDGEQDLVVDVAEDPSSPVNGDLSPRDKNSRDAHKKDDRISPRSDTSSHASTSSRPKENEKANTPVSKPVTPTSSGSVTPGPSGGMKPVVKPAMGPYPFMPHASHPMPADLSPGGAYPNSMLHNNISPGALNNYNRNPMVGFDPHAHMRAPSLGGKPAYSFHVSADGQMQPVPFPPDALIGPGIPRHARQINTLNHGEVVCAVTISDPTRHVYTGGKGCVKVWDISQPGNKSPISQLDCLQRDNYIRSIKLLKDGRTLIVGGEASTLSIWDLAAPTPRIKAELTSNAPACYALAISPDSKVCFSCCSDGNIAVWDLHNQTLVRQFQGHTDGASCIDISPDGTKLWTGGLDNTVRSWDLREGKQLKQHDFTSQIFSLGYCPTGDWLAVGMESSNVEVLHHTKPDKYQLHLHESCVLSLKFAYCGKWFVSTGKDNLLNAWRTPYGASIFQSKESSSVLSCDISVDDKYIVTGSGDKKATLYEVIF